TCCACGACTTGAACCTGTAACTAATACATTTTTTCCACTAAATTTCATTAAAATTATTCTCCCTTTTCATTTAATTTACGATGTCGGAAGTAATTCCGCCATCTACGCCAACGCTATGTTCACTTCAGCAGTGAGCTCACGCAACTAGTTGCTTAAACTAGTGAATGGTCCATCTCTGCCGGAACTTCAAGCTCCATCAGTTTTAAAACAGTCGGTGCGATGTTATTTAAACCGCCAGATTCAACTTTACTTACACCTTCTGCTTCAACGAAACACCAAACTTTTCCAACTGTGTGGTTTGTAAGAATATTTCCTTCATCATCTTTCATCTCTTCACAGTTTCCATGATCAGATGTCAGTACAAATGCATACTCTTTATCTTTTGCTTTTGTAAAGATTTTGCCAAGTTCAGCATCAACTGCTTCAACAGCTTTAACAGCAGCATCGAAATCTCCCGTATGTCCAACCATGTCACCGTTTGCAAAGTTTACTACGATAAAGTCGTACTCTTCATCCATTGCTTTGAGAACTGCTTCACCCACTTCACGTGCGCTCATCTCAGGTTTCATATCATACGTTTTTACGTTTGGTGATGGAATTAAGACACGAGTTTCGTTTGCGTACGGTTCATCGATTCCACCGTTTAGGAAAAATGTCACGTGTGCATATTTTTCTGTTTCTGCCGTATGTAGTTGACGAAGGTTATTGTTACTAATCACTTCTGCCAAAGTATTTTTCGGTGCTTCTTTTTTGAAAAGTACAGGATAAGTAAAACTTTTATCATATTCTGTAATCGTAGCTAGATTAATATTGATAGCTTTTCTTTCAAATTCGCTAAACTCATTTGAAGCAAGAGCAGTTACCATTTCACGCATTCTATCACTTCTAAAGTTGATAGTAAGAACAGCATCACCCTCTTCCATACCTTCGTAACCTTCAAAAGCAGTCGGTTCCATAAACTCATCTGTTTCACCTAATGAGTACGAGTGTCCAACATACGCTTCAGGGTTCATTGAAGTTTTCGGTTCAGCATGTACGATTGCATCGTATCCGCGCTTAACTCTTTCCCATCTGTTATCTCTGTCCATTGAGTAAAAACGTCCAGAGATAGTTGCGATAGAGATATTATCGTTCAGATGTTCATTCACGATTTTAAGATATTTATTTGCCGATGTAGGAGATACGTCTCTACCGTCTGTAATAAGGTGTAAAAATACTTTTTTCCCTGCTTTAGCCGCAATATCTGCTATTCCCATAAAGTGATCGATATGAGAGTGTACACCACCGTCACTCATAAGCCCTATTAAATGTAATCTGTTAGAAGTTCCAAGAAGATTTACCAACTCTTCGTTGTGCTCTAAAGTTTGTTCTTCTAAAGCCAAAGAGATCTTTACCAAATCTTGGTATAAAATTCTTCCGCTTCCGATAGTCATATGTCCAACTTCAGAGTTCCCCATCTGACCTTCAGGTAAACCAACACTTAACCCAAACGTATCGATTAAAGAGTGGGGAGTGTTTTCAAAAAGTTTGTCATATGTAGGTTTATTTGCGTGATAAAATGCATTACTCTCTGTTTTTGCACAGTAGCCAATCCCATCTGTAATCACTAAAACTG
Above is a window of Sulfurimonas marina DNA encoding:
- the gpmI gene encoding 2,3-bisphosphoglycerate-independent phosphoglycerate mutase, which gives rise to MSKKAVLVITDGIGYCAKTESNAFYHANKPTYDKLFENTPHSLIDTFGLSVGLPEGQMGNSEVGHMTIGSGRILYQDLVKISLALEEQTLEHNEELVNLLGTSNRLHLIGLMSDGGVHSHIDHFMGIADIAAKAGKKVFLHLITDGRDVSPTSANKYLKIVNEHLNDNISIATISGRFYSMDRDNRWERVKRGYDAIVHAEPKTSMNPEAYVGHSYSLGETDEFMEPTAFEGYEGMEEGDAVLTINFRSDRMREMVTALASNEFSEFERKAININLATITEYDKSFTYPVLFKKEAPKNTLAEVISNNNLRQLHTAETEKYAHVTFFLNGGIDEPYANETRVLIPSPNVKTYDMKPEMSAREVGEAVLKAMDEEYDFIVVNFANGDMVGHTGDFDAAVKAVEAVDAELGKIFTKAKDKEYAFVLTSDHGNCEEMKDDEGNILTNHTVGKVWCFVEAEGVSKVESGGLNNIAPTVLKLMELEVPAEMDHSLV